From a region of the Verrucomicrobiia bacterium genome:
- a CDS encoding phage holin family protein encodes MDYKSGGTIKRFLQGWIINTFAVLVAACLLPGISYNHDWEVLLLASLLLGLLNAFVRPLVMLVALPLLILTLGLFMLVINALLLMLVGQIVHGFEVAGFWSAFFGSLIISFVSLVLNSLTGTGRSRIQIQRFGKKRNPPGRHDDGDGPVIDV; translated from the coding sequence ATGGATTACAAGAGCGGAGGCACAATCAAACGATTCCTGCAAGGCTGGATCATCAACACCTTCGCGGTGCTGGTGGCAGCGTGTCTGCTGCCCGGGATTTCCTACAACCACGACTGGGAGGTCTTGCTGCTCGCTTCGCTCCTGCTTGGACTGCTCAATGCGTTCGTCCGCCCCTTGGTGATGCTGGTAGCGTTGCCGCTGCTGATTCTCACGTTGGGATTGTTCATGCTCGTCATCAACGCCCTCTTGCTGATGTTGGTGGGGCAGATCGTGCACGGCTTCGAAGTGGCCGGCTTTTGGTCGGCCTTCTTCGGATCGCTCATCATCAGCTTTGTCTCACTCGTGCTGAATTCATTGACCGGCACCGGTCGTTCCCGCATCCAAATCCAGCGCTTCGGCAAAAAACGCAACCCGCCGGGCCGTCATGACGATGGCGACGGCCCCGTCATCGACGTTTAA
- a CDS encoding type I phosphomannose isomerase catalytic subunit: MLYPLKFTPIFKERVWGARNLERLYRKPLPAGVPIGESWEITDRPGDVSVIVNGPLAGRDLRWLMEHHVRELLGEARALNGRFPLLVKILDAKDTLSLQVHPPSAKAAELKGDPKTEMWFITEAQPDAALFVGLRKGVTRSDFERKIADGTVAECFHRHNVRAGDAMFLPSGRVHAIGAGNVIFEIQQNSDTTYRVFDWNRVGLDGRPRELHVPQSLASIDFADFEPPLAPRDAVKAGDASIRALAGCSLFKVEHVSLEHAGRTALPAGVMHILGMVAGEMTVASAAGNLELKAGDFALVPAAVKAEVRSGAPVTFLRAEAGR, translated from the coding sequence ATGCTTTATCCGCTCAAGTTCACTCCCATTTTCAAGGAGCGTGTCTGGGGAGCGCGCAATCTTGAACGTCTTTACCGCAAGCCACTCCCGGCCGGGGTGCCCATCGGCGAATCGTGGGAAATCACGGACCGGCCGGGCGACGTGAGTGTCATCGTCAACGGCCCGCTGGCCGGACGCGATTTGCGATGGCTGATGGAACACCACGTCCGCGAACTGCTCGGCGAAGCGCGGGCACTGAACGGCCGGTTCCCGCTGTTGGTTAAAATTCTCGACGCCAAGGACACGCTTTCCCTGCAAGTGCATCCACCGTCAGCCAAGGCAGCCGAACTGAAAGGCGATCCCAAGACCGAGATGTGGTTTATCACCGAAGCGCAACCCGACGCGGCGCTTTTTGTTGGCCTGCGGAAAGGGGTCACGCGGAGTGATTTTGAGCGGAAGATCGCGGACGGCACGGTGGCTGAATGTTTTCACCGGCACAACGTCCGGGCGGGCGACGCGATGTTCCTGCCCAGCGGGCGTGTTCACGCCATCGGCGCGGGCAATGTTATCTTCGAAATCCAGCAGAACTCGGACACGACGTATCGGGTTTTTGACTGGAACCGGGTCGGGCTGGATGGCCGGCCGCGCGAACTGCATGTGCCGCAGTCGCTGGCGAGCATTGACTTTGCAGACTTTGAACCGCCGCTGGCACCGCGTGACGCCGTCAAAGCTGGCGATGCGAGCATCCGGGCGCTCGCCGGGTGTTCCCTGTTCAAGGTTGAGCACGTGAGTCTGGAACACGCTGGTCGCACGGCGCTGCCCGCCGGCGTCATGCACATTCTCGGCATGGTCGCAGGCGAAATGACCGTGGCGTCCGCCGCCGGAAACCTGGAGTTGAAAGCCGGTGACTTTGCACTGGTTCCCGCCGCTGTCAAAGCCGAGGTTCGGTCCGGTGCGCCCGTCACGTTTTTGCGCGCCGAGGCGGGCCGTTGA
- a CDS encoding acetyl-CoA carboxylase carboxyltransferase subunit alpha: MKHVLDFEKPIVELQNKLNELKAHPEKHAIGIEFEEEIALIQSKIEETRKQIFTNLTPWQRVQLARHPKRPFALDYINTAFTDFHELHGDRRFADDRAVVGGFAKIADQRVMVIGTQKGRDTKENILRNFGSAHPEGYRKALRLMQMADKFGLPIISLIDTAGAYPGIGAEERHIAEAIAVNLREMTLLEVPIIAVVIGEGGSGGALGIGVANRVLILQNAYYSVISPEGCAAILWKDRTAAAKAAEALRITANDLLELGLVDGIIPEPLGGAHTDPKTTAANLKEQVLKHLAEVARMSVADRLKDRYAKFRAFGHFQEPERPAKASLAAV, translated from the coding sequence ACTTCGAGAAGCCGATTGTTGAACTGCAAAACAAACTCAACGAACTCAAGGCGCATCCGGAAAAGCACGCCATCGGAATCGAATTTGAGGAGGAAATCGCGCTCATCCAGAGCAAGATCGAGGAAACGCGGAAACAAATTTTTACCAATCTCACGCCCTGGCAGCGCGTTCAACTGGCACGCCATCCCAAGCGTCCCTTCGCGCTCGATTACATCAACACCGCATTCACCGACTTTCATGAGCTGCATGGCGACCGCCGGTTTGCCGATGACCGCGCCGTGGTGGGCGGATTTGCCAAAATTGCCGACCAGCGGGTCATGGTCATCGGCACGCAAAAAGGTCGAGACACGAAGGAGAACATCCTGCGGAACTTCGGCTCCGCGCATCCGGAAGGGTATCGCAAGGCGCTGCGCTTGATGCAAATGGCCGACAAATTCGGTCTGCCCATCATTTCCCTCATCGACACGGCCGGCGCGTATCCTGGCATCGGCGCCGAAGAACGGCACATTGCTGAGGCCATCGCGGTGAATTTGCGGGAAATGACGCTGCTGGAAGTCCCGATCATCGCCGTCGTCATCGGCGAAGGCGGCTCTGGCGGCGCTTTGGGCATTGGTGTGGCCAACCGGGTGTTGATCCTCCAGAACGCCTACTATTCTGTCATCAGCCCCGAAGGCTGTGCGGCGATCCTGTGGAAGGACCGCACGGCGGCGGCAAAAGCCGCGGAGGCGTTGCGCATCACCGCCAACGACCTGCTGGAATTGGGACTGGTGGATGGCATCATTCCCGAGCCGTTGGGCGGTGCTCATACCGATCCGAAGACAACGGCCGCCAATCTCAAGGAACAGGTGCTGAAGCATTTGGCTGAAGTCGCGCGGATGAGCGTGGCTGATCGTTTGAAGGATCGCTACGCCAAGTTCCGGGCTTTTGGACATTTTCAGGAACCGGAACGTCCCGCCAAGGCCAGCTTGGCGGCGGTGTGA